From a region of the Erythrobacter neustonensis genome:
- a CDS encoding TrbG/VirB9 family P-type conjugative transfer protein, producing the protein MTRAAPVLAPLLALALGLGVPATAQDYRLKTLVFNENAVVRIDGMVKVQTTIKFAPDEVIENVAIGDSAAWQVQPNKAQSILFVKPLDPVARTNMTVVTDKRTYLFDLVASPRNSALYVLQFRYPELEKKAEEARLAALAEAEALAARAANAPEETAPAASGYVVSDPAQLNFAWASAGKPALLPARAYDDGDTLFLSWPQGIAIPAILILNPEGDEGPVNYTVRGDTVVVEGVPRQVILRSGRDSATLTNTGPLRSAPRQAGLDRPATIKRESN; encoded by the coding sequence ATGACCCGCGCCGCGCCTGTCCTTGCGCCCCTGCTGGCCCTTGCCCTCGGGCTCGGCGTGCCTGCAACTGCGCAGGATTACCGCTTGAAAACGCTGGTTTTCAACGAAAACGCCGTGGTCCGGATCGATGGGATGGTGAAGGTCCAGACCACGATCAAGTTCGCGCCCGACGAAGTGATCGAAAACGTCGCGATCGGGGATTCGGCCGCGTGGCAGGTGCAGCCCAACAAGGCGCAGTCGATCCTGTTCGTCAAACCCTTGGATCCGGTCGCGCGGACCAACATGACCGTGGTCACCGACAAGCGCACCTATCTGTTCGATCTGGTGGCAAGTCCCCGCAATTCAGCGCTTTACGTGCTCCAGTTCCGTTATCCCGAACTGGAAAAGAAGGCCGAGGAAGCCCGGCTCGCCGCGCTTGCCGAGGCCGAGGCGCTCGCCGCGCGCGCCGCCAATGCGCCCGAGGAAACCGCGCCTGCGGCAAGTGGCTATGTGGTCAGCGATCCTGCGCAGCTCAATTTTGCCTGGGCCAGCGCAGGCAAGCCCGCGCTGCTGCCCGCGCGCGCCTATGACGATGGTGACACGCTGTTTCTGAGCTGGCCGCAAGGCATTGCAATTCCTGCCATTCTCATCCTCAACCCGGAGGGCGACGAGGGGCCGGTGAACTACACCGTACGCGGCGATACCGTGGTGGTCGAAGGCGTGCCGCGCCAGGTGATCCTGCGCTCGGGCCGCGACAGCGCGACGCTCACCAACACCGGGCCGCTGCGCAGCGCCCCGCGGCAGGCAGGGCTTGACCGGCCCGCCACGATCAAGAGGGAGTCCAACTGA
- a CDS encoding type IV secretion system protein translates to MSAVCDAAAQAMGTGVASALTAVDCIASGMSEQAFNRLFGTEGQLTLTLTLVLVLYVAGFGMSLMLGRANLGVRALIPKMITLGLVVGFATSYVAFSTVFYNFFVGGPDQIAGILTGAQRESATTVFAQKLDVVFNAIQQASGDTKDISAFSPPGMMWLGAMLLLLGTVGLLVTARIALALLLAIGPIFVVLALFEGTRGLFTGWLKGLTMMALAPLFAVLGGSIMLELAVPVLAALVKVPGQIDQQAAMAFFLVGAVHMALMLIALKVAGTMVAGWQVFGLVPSKDRARGGDIPRPVPAPLAPSAAAAGAAVGAARNLGMAALAPGLTASRPASDPRQTLSAANDGGVGGGVSRETRVIMGAAQSGGIAPLAPPPGRTRGIGNRFRSAAPAKPATTPKSPPPETYQ, encoded by the coding sequence ATGAGCGCGGTCTGCGATGCCGCCGCCCAGGCGATGGGCACCGGGGTCGCTTCGGCGCTGACCGCGGTCGATTGCATCGCCAGCGGGATGAGCGAGCAGGCCTTCAACCGCCTGTTCGGCACCGAAGGGCAATTGACCCTGACGCTGACGCTGGTGCTGGTGCTTTATGTCGCGGGCTTCGGCATGTCGCTGATGCTGGGGCGCGCCAACCTAGGCGTGCGCGCGCTGATCCCGAAGATGATCACGCTGGGCCTGGTGGTCGGCTTTGCGACCAGTTACGTCGCGTTCTCGACCGTGTTCTACAATTTCTTTGTCGGCGGGCCCGACCAGATTGCGGGGATCCTCACCGGTGCACAGCGCGAAAGCGCGACCACGGTGTTCGCGCAGAAACTCGACGTTGTGTTCAACGCGATCCAGCAGGCGAGCGGCGATACCAAGGACATCAGCGCCTTTTCCCCGCCGGGGATGATGTGGCTGGGGGCGATGCTGTTGCTGCTGGGCACAGTCGGCCTGCTGGTCACCGCGCGGATCGCGCTCGCGCTGCTGCTGGCGATCGGGCCGATTTTCGTGGTGCTCGCGCTGTTCGAAGGCACGCGCGGGCTGTTCACCGGCTGGCTCAAGGGCCTGACCATGATGGCGCTGGCCCCGCTGTTTGCGGTGCTGGGCGGGTCGATCATGCTCGAACTCGCCGTGCCGGTGCTGGCCGCGCTGGTGAAGGTGCCGGGCCAGATCGACCAGCAGGCGGCGATGGCGTTCTTCCTTGTCGGCGCGGTTCACATGGCCTTGATGCTGATCGCGCTCAAGGTGGCAGGCACGATGGTCGCCGGCTGGCAGGTCTTCGGCCTTGTCCCGTCGAAAGACCGCGCGCGCGGCGGCGATATTCCGCGTCCCGTTCCTGCGCCGCTCGCACCGTCCGCGGCTGCGGCAGGGGCGGCGGTGGGGGCGGCGCGCAACCTCGGCATGGCTGCGCTTGCCCCCGGTCTGACCGCCTCCAGACCCGCTTCAGACCCCCGTCAGACCCTTTCTGCGGCCAATGACGGCGGGGTCGGGGGCGGTGTTTCACGTGAAACACGCGTCATCATGGGCGCCGCGCAATCGGGCGGGATCGCGCCGCTGGCCCCTCCGCCGGGCCGCACCCGCGGGATCGGCAACCGCTTCCGCAGCGCTGCCCCCGCCAAACCCGCCACCACCCCCAAATCCCCCCCACCGGAGACCTACCAATGA
- a CDS encoding VirB4 family type IV secretion/conjugal transfer ATPase: MPRKWIGPAAWSAKEARVGDRLPYARLIDESTVLLRDGSVMSALQIPGLLFETEDSDALNGHAATREVMLRSTLDARFVMYHHVIRRRVEVELDAAFPDPLSAHIDARWKERLAGGSLFINDQFVTLIRRPARGKTGLPERLSKMFNRAGADELEADPKDLRSLKAAITGLVASLQAYGAAVLGDYDGAGGTNSEMLELLSALYNGEMRPVRRPSDDTDIGHMLPYRRASFGLDAMELRGSAAPDFAAILGLKDYPEATSPGLLDNILRLPFEMVVTESYAPNERTTAKERIDLALRRSRSVDEEAAAERGEMLAARDALGNGAVGFGDHHLTVLVRAATLPALDDATAACAAALADTGAIAVREDTNLEPAFWAQFPGNEEYIVRRALISSANMAGFGSFHGFALGQASGNHWGDAVTLLETTSATPFFFNFHHGDLGNFSVIGPSGSGKTVVMNFLAAQAQKFKPRTILFDKDRGAELFIRGIGGRYDRISPGMPTGFNPLSLTDTPANRAFLRDWLAVLLKADGPEEFSTISAAVDATYANDPSLRRLRHFKELLSGTRRPQPGDLADRLAAWIADGEHAWLFDNARDQLDLDARVLGFDMTALLENPRLRTPTMMYLFHRIEERLDGQPTMILIDEGWKALDDEVFAARIRDWLKTLRKRNALVGFATQSARDALDSKIATALVEQTATMVFMPNSRARPEDYCDGFGLTPHEFALIRSLPAHSRAFLVRQPDASVVVRLDLSGAPEVLTILSGRESAVRRLDLLREAVGDAPQGWYPPLTGRPWPDAAAPAGGDDDPFQQAAE; the protein is encoded by the coding sequence ATGCCCCGTAAATGGATCGGTCCCGCCGCGTGGAGCGCGAAGGAAGCCCGTGTCGGCGACCGGCTGCCCTATGCCCGGCTGATCGACGAAAGCACCGTGCTCTTGCGCGATGGCAGCGTGATGAGCGCGTTGCAGATCCCCGGTCTCCTGTTCGAGACCGAGGACAGCGATGCGCTGAACGGCCATGCCGCCACGCGTGAGGTGATGCTGCGCTCGACGCTCGATGCACGCTTCGTGATGTATCACCACGTGATCCGCCGCCGGGTCGAGGTTGAGCTCGACGCCGCGTTTCCCGATCCGCTCAGCGCGCATATCGACGCGCGCTGGAAAGAGCGGCTGGCGGGGGGATCGCTGTTCATCAACGACCAGTTCGTCACGCTGATCCGCCGGCCTGCGCGCGGCAAGACCGGCCTGCCCGAACGCCTGTCGAAGATGTTCAACCGCGCGGGCGCGGACGAGCTTGAAGCCGATCCCAAGGATCTGCGCAGCCTGAAGGCCGCGATCACCGGGCTGGTTGCCAGCCTTCAGGCTTATGGCGCGGCGGTGCTGGGCGATTACGACGGCGCGGGCGGCACCAATTCGGAAATGCTCGAACTGCTTTCCGCGCTCTACAACGGCGAGATGCGCCCGGTGCGCCGCCCTTCGGACGACACCGATATCGGGCACATGCTCCCCTATCGCCGCGCGAGCTTCGGGCTCGACGCGATGGAACTGCGCGGCAGCGCCGCCCCCGATTTTGCCGCAATCCTGGGGTTGAAGGACTATCCGGAAGCGACCTCGCCGGGCCTGCTCGACAATATCCTGCGCCTGCCGTTCGAGATGGTCGTCACCGAAAGCTACGCCCCGAACGAGCGCACGACCGCCAAGGAACGGATCGATCTGGCGCTGCGCCGCTCGCGTTCGGTGGACGAGGAAGCCGCCGCCGAGCGCGGGGAGATGCTCGCCGCGCGCGATGCGCTGGGCAATGGCGCGGTGGGTTTCGGCGACCATCACCTCACTGTGCTAGTGCGCGCGGCAACGCTGCCCGCATTGGACGATGCGACCGCCGCCTGCGCCGCGGCCCTTGCGGATACGGGCGCGATCGCGGTGCGCGAGGACACCAACCTCGAACCCGCCTTCTGGGCGCAATTCCCGGGGAACGAGGAATATATCGTGCGCCGCGCGCTGATCTCCTCGGCCAATATGGCAGGCTTCGGATCGTTCCACGGCTTTGCGCTCGGGCAGGCGAGCGGCAACCACTGGGGCGATGCGGTGACGCTGCTGGAAACCACCAGCGCAACGCCGTTCTTCTTCAATTTCCATCACGGCGATCTGGGCAATTTCAGCGTCATTGGCCCGTCGGGTTCGGGCAAGACCGTGGTGATGAACTTTCTTGCCGCCCAGGCGCAGAAGTTCAAACCGCGCACGATCCTGTTCGACAAGGATCGCGGGGCGGAATTGTTCATCCGCGGGATCGGCGGGCGCTATGACCGGATCAGCCCGGGGATGCCCACCGGCTTCAATCCGCTGAGCCTGACCGACACGCCCGCCAACCGCGCCTTCCTGCGCGATTGGCTCGCGGTGCTGCTCAAGGCCGATGGGCCGGAAGAGTTCTCCACGATCAGCGCCGCGGTCGATGCGACCTATGCCAACGACCCGAGCCTGCGGCGGCTGCGGCATTTCAAGGAGCTGCTCTCGGGCACCCGCCGCCCGCAACCGGGCGATCTGGCGGATCGGCTGGCGGCGTGGATTGCGGACGGCGAACATGCCTGGCTGTTCGACAATGCGCGCGACCAGCTCGATCTCGATGCCCGCGTGCTGGGCTTCGACATGACCGCGCTGCTTGAAAATCCGCGGCTGCGCACGCCCACCATGATGTATCTGTTCCACCGGATCGAAGAGCGGCTCGACGGGCAGCCGACGATGATCCTGATCGACGAGGGCTGGAAGGCGCTCGACGACGAGGTGTTCGCCGCGCGCATCCGCGACTGGCTCAAGACGCTGCGCAAGCGCAACGCGCTGGTCGGCTTTGCCACGCAGTCGGCGCGCGATGCGCTCGACAGCAAGATTGCGACCGCGCTGGTCGAACAGACCGCGACGATGGTGTTCATGCCCAACAGCCGCGCACGGCCCGAGGATTACTGCGACGGCTTCGGCCTTACCCCCCACGAATTCGCGCTGATCCGCAGCCTGCCTGCGCACAGCCGCGCGTTTCTGGTGCGCCAGCCCGATGCGAGCGTGGTCGTCCGGCTCGACCTGTCGGGCGCGCCCGAGGTGCTGACGATCCTGTCGGGCCGCGAAAGCGCGGTGCGGCGGCTCGATCTCCTGCGCGAGGCGGTGGGCGATGCCCCCCAAGGCTGGTATCCGCCGCTCACCGGCAGGCCGTGGCCCGATGCGGCGGCGCCCGCGGGCGGCGACGATGATCCCTTCCAGCAGGCCGCAGAATGA
- a CDS encoding type IV secretion system protein VirB3 gives MSDLLRHPVHRALTRPQMFAGVTMNFFIINLMVTTIAFLILKSFWIIPVPVVMHAIGYFASLREPRVFDLWITKVSKCPRVPNFKRWGCNSYAP, from the coding sequence GTGAGCGATCTGTTGCGTCATCCCGTCCACCGCGCGCTCACCCGCCCGCAGATGTTTGCCGGGGTGACGATGAATTTCTTCATCATCAACCTGATGGTGACGACGATCGCGTTCCTGATCCTCAAGAGCTTCTGGATCATTCCGGTGCCGGTGGTGATGCACGCAATCGGATACTTCGCGTCACTGCGCGAGCCGCGCGTGTTCGATCTGTGGATCACGAAGGTGTCGAAGTGCCCGCGGGTGCCCAATTTCAAGCGTTGGGGATGCAATTCCTATGCCCCGTAA
- a CDS encoding TrbC/VirB2 family protein: MMPKFRLPARVAAMLALVSAHTAAHAQAADPAGSGPINNALLWLQGTLLGTVATTVAVMAVAAIGFMMLTGRMNWRFGATVIIGVFILFGATTIVAGIQSAAG; the protein is encoded by the coding sequence ATGATGCCCAAATTCCGCCTTCCTGCCCGTGTTGCCGCAATGCTGGCACTGGTTTCGGCCCATACGGCCGCCCATGCGCAGGCCGCCGATCCGGCCGGTTCGGGCCCGATCAACAACGCGCTTCTGTGGTTGCAGGGCACGCTGCTGGGCACCGTGGCGACCACCGTGGCGGTGATGGCGGTCGCGGCGATCGGGTTCATGATGCTGACCGGCCGGATGAACTGGCGCTTTGGCGCGACTGTCATCATCGGCGTCTTCATCCTGTTCGGCGCGACCACGATCGTCGCCGGCATCCAGTCCGCCGCAGGCTGA
- a CDS encoding lytic transglycosylase domain-containing protein, with amino-acid sequence MILAAVRRVMIAVLMTGIAAEARADVLELGADGARWVAGPLAGQPAIPDPVRADAPVAAATDAPEFSLPDHAIANPALAAAGIPLRYAPKLAELAARFDLSPALIEALVWQESRWRENALSPVGAQGLAQLMPGTARYLGVNPQDPFANLEGGARYLREQLDRFDGDLEKALAAYNAGPGRVERAGGVPNIRETKHYVAAIMGRLANHARAPGP; translated from the coding sequence ATGATTCTCGCCGCGGTACGCCGCGTCATGATTGCCGTGCTGATGACCGGGATTGCCGCCGAGGCGCGCGCCGATGTTCTCGAACTCGGCGCCGATGGTGCGCGCTGGGTTGCCGGGCCGCTGGCGGGACAGCCCGCGATCCCGGACCCTGTGCGCGCTGACGCACCCGTGGCCGCCGCGACGGACGCGCCCGAATTTTCGCTTCCCGATCATGCGATCGCCAATCCGGCGCTGGCCGCAGCGGGCATCCCGCTGCGCTATGCGCCCAAGCTTGCCGAACTCGCCGCGCGTTTCGACCTGTCGCCCGCGCTGATCGAGGCGCTGGTATGGCAGGAAAGCCGCTGGCGCGAGAACGCGCTGTCGCCCGTCGGGGCGCAAGGGCTGGCACAGTTGATGCCGGGTACCGCGCGCTATCTCGGGGTCAATCCGCAGGACCCCTTCGCCAACCTCGAAGGCGGCGCGCGTTACCTGCGCGAACAGCTTGACCGGTTCGATGGCGATCTGGAAAAGGCGCTCGCCGCCTACAACGCCGGGCCGGGCCGCGTGGAGCGCGCGGGCGGGGTACCCAATATCCGAGAGACAAAGCATTATGTTGCCGCCATCATGGGGCGACTGGCCAACCATGCGCGCGCACCCGGGCCATAA